The region tctgggcctgcttaggtggttcagGGTGCTCGCGTTGCTTCGCTCAGGGagtgttactggtagagtgtcgAGTTCTCCCATCATCCACTGGTACGGTGGTTTCCACCCCCTCCCggcctttctccttcctcttaggcaaggtcatgCTCGATTTACCCTGGAGcaggccattcaggacctcttgcatgttttccaaggtggtctccaacctttggttcttacggtggagctcacgtatttcctcttcgtagaatcgagatttcgaacttgagctcacagaatggacccggggatgctatCATGGctacgggtagaggggcccgggtcctgctggccggagttcggtacctgtggtggtttttggagagggaactcattagcgTTTCCCGATGGTGCTCtaggaggactttctccaggtggagcggccggtgacgaggccactctatcacctccgtgaacctcagggtccttcgggggctccacgtccctgggtggaggagcatcCTTCATGGAAGCCGTCAgttggactccgttcaggtgaacctctacctctcgtggttccctgagtcgctttgaacgtcttggcatttcttcttgccggaaacaatggtggaacagtagcttgaaactaacattcccacagacggcgccaaactgttgacggtgagaactcgtcaactaagttgagttggaaaaaattatcaagtaaggatcgtcaataaaaaagctatagaaatctaAGTAATACCTCAAGAataatgacagaataacaatggagaaatcaatctttcattcactattaagcctttgctacagtaaattttgcAATCCcctttcaggtggagttagagttcattttaatgtaggctctaatggccctgggtacatggtggtccaggagaccaaaggggtacataagtactctgtcaggaaaATGGcatcagaggttgtggtcgtacatctagtacaggggcaggcgtcaggaggatgcctccactacttgtccgtacccatgtctgaggagtggtgacaggcatagtggcgcaggtggtagtggtgtcggctctgactcCTAGCCGTAGACGTATGGGCCACAACTCTTATTCCAGCACTCCAACCACCTCATTGGTATGGGTGTCCGTACTCGACATACAATGTCTTAGCGGCCATACCCcgtactagatcgtacaagtatgttccattcgactcgtactggagcctctaagcactGGGGTCTTAgagtgtaaggaatgggacccttggtacGTGTAATGGTCATGGCGTGAGGTGGGGGTCTCGGGTCcatggcacgagatgcctgaagcaccccgaggtcacccacgagcctaggcgataggcatgtggccttgacggatgtctaaggatgcgtggcgagacgccttccttgcgacccccttggtggtgcagctcccttggtgcatggcttcactcgcgtggccaccaggtggcgtggctcctattccttcgcgaggcccccttggaaggcctattgatgaCGCGGCTCCCTAGCTGCTCACGAGGCCCTCCTCCTCTCGTGTGGCCATGTGATGGTGTGGTTCGCTCGGGGCGCGAGGTTGAACGTCTGCTGAGGTGCGAGGCTACGGTGCCGGGGTGCGACACTGAGGGtgctccagcgaggccacgcgggcttggacgcgaggcggggcgcgcatcaggggcctcgctcggacgcgaggcggggcgcgcatcaggggcctctcTTGGACGCAAGGCGGGGGCTTGCTCAGACACAAGGCAGGGCGCGCATCAGGAAGAggtggggcctcgctcggacacgaGGCCGAGGCTGCTTCGGACACGAGGCCACGCGAGGTCGATGCTGCTGGGGAcacgaggccacgcgaggccgatGCTGCTGGGGTGTGAGCTTGGGCACGCGGGGCCGTCTCGCGGGGCTTGGTTCTGAGCATGCGAGGCCTGCCAACAAGACTTCCCCCGGGTCACACGAGGCTCCCTTGTGCATCACGCACCTAGGCACGGGAGGTCACCTCATGGGGCACAGTCTTAGGCATGCGAGGCCATCGTGAGAGGGTCGCACCCCGAGCGTCTCGTGGCTCAAGCACGCATGTAGGCCTTTAAGGGACCTCATCACACgacttggttcttttatgggcgcggaatattgagcgtctacaagtagaatcacaaataaactatcattcattctctaagtgcccacacacttcttgaggtgtagagaatgctttggaagatcttggtgtgagtacctaggggcggcttggataggaagatcattctaaatacgaaaagatagcaaggacacttgataggcttcaagagataTCAATTCTATTCTTAACTTTCTTATGATTAAtgcatgtatattaatggatccgcatatttaaaggtagtttaaatatgttacaaaatttttgttgtaaacTGGACCAACTctaccaccattccgctgcgtattaggaaactcgttcctaacaatcaTAACCCCTATGCTACTTGGTattaaacctaaaaacccttaGGTTTCTATACCCCAAACAGGTATTCTTTAAACCGATTTTCCATTAGGGCTACCCCAGATTAACCTAGAAAttttcccagttttatgaatgtcttatttctaaaaTACGTTTGGGTTCGCTCATGGGGCCTAAACCGAAACACATTTCCTATTAGCACTTGGAAATAGCCTAACGATACCGAACAATGAACACTGTTGAGAAAAAATATATCAttggataataaataaaaaatcaaaccaaGGTCTAAAATACTTACAGGAAATATGTTCGATTCGAAGAGGGTGTAGATACGGCCATgggaagctcctggaaagcttctaaAGGTCTGGGATACGATGAAAATTTCTGGGAATTctggagaagaagaaaggaaacttGAGAGTTTGAAaacaaaggtggtgaggtttgaggactgatcaccctatttatacgtaaaccgcgaaaattaatttgggccatccgattgggttagctcgagatccaagGCCAAGATTAATTAGACCagatggcggcaaaaagttgacaggacaattATTTCAGTcttcgaaacccgaacagacccCAATCGCAGAaggccacgtgtccagtacttgagtagtaGGCAGGCACGATTTTGTGTGACAGAagtctaaaatcccctactgtgtatgtcagaaagtgacgacatcaaacacgagcaggagcttggggggaaaatgttgtaacCTAATTTTAGCATGAGTTCACTCATTCAGCTCGGGTACAGATGGCAAGTACATACGTGGAaagataaccaagtagaatatttgGTTATCaaccatgtgagcagctcgagattcATAATGGCCAGATCTAATGTTAGGCGTCCTGGACTTATTACGAGTCGAGGGTCAGATAGCTGTCAAGCTTGAGCTCGGATGAGATATTTAGCTCGTGAGGACCTAGAtataacgcatactgaaggatcccaagagactcggggattctttatacgctcattaatgacgAGCTGCATcgtatttatgtcatttattacccgagatagcaggaacgtgtttattatgttatcaaatcatatcccaatgtaaatgggaataatctgtattaatcaTATACCATATGTGTAGTTACGCAGTTTGtttacacggttacccaaacctgtccatagaattcccctataaaataccgggaatattggacaggagaggggaccattattctgtataACTGAAACTCTGgcaaaataaagagagaaacagtaataatattgactcgtggactaggtggattttaaccactgaaccacataaatgTTTTGTGCCTTTTAGTGAGTTCTTGGTATTTCATTACGGattattattaagcactaatatacccattttatttcttaatatctcgttggcgaaaaatcgcgtcaacataaGGCACCAGATGgtcattattgaaaacatagggtaacaagtttgtatttcgataaaaaaACAGGGTACCAAATAGGTATTTACCCTTTAAAGAAATGTTTGctgctagttgatagtagattatattatatatttaatatgatattattctaatacgtgaattttaagtttgattaaattttaCTTAAATTATAAAAcgtgtggttttattatttttaaataattatcattgttgacgcggtttttcgccaacagtagattaagaaatctaatagggatattagtgctaaattgtaaaccgtaatgaaataacaaGAACTATTTtctacacacacaacttttacgtggttcggtggtgaaaatccacctagtccacgagacagtattaTTACAATTTCTGCAGAGATTTTGTAATACAAAAAAATTCGTTCCCTTCCCTATGCATTATTattgatatttataggggaatttcctagacaggtttgggtaaccacgtgaataaatcaggtatacatttaatacagactattcccatttatattgggatatgatttgataacataatagaatatactcatgttatctcggataataaatgatagatatgtgttaaccgagattttcggtaactatattaataaatgttacttaaggataattgtaatgaaagctgaagattaacacggggtttttacgtggttggggcgttaactagccttagtccacgagtctgtagtattagagcttgaaaaaccttttacaatggagtttctctctgtgTTTTGACAGGGTTGTTGTATCTCAGatgaagagagatcctttttacagtgttctgtagcttacatttataggcttatgggaacactgggtctgggccgggtacgaCCCGGGCCCGTCggagatatggatactcttggcctttctagtggaagcccaatacaaaagatacaaaatacatgaattccagaccagctaaggcccaataagttgactcaagagctatgtcttgcccgacaaaacggtgcttttggtctggacatttcgagttacgaggcagattcaggagacaagactagttagagtacttggcagcgcagacctgaaacaacggcgtgcaatctcgaggtggccttttctgcaggtgaaaagtggggacaacgcccacgcggaatggggcggcttcagggtccagGACGCTTGACCCCTCCAACCGGGGGAGAGGTGAtccgggtccgtttacctttgtccctcttcatttaccataggcccggaccGTACCAGGATCCGGGACCTGGACGCGTAGGTCGTGAGGGATCCGAATGATCTGTACATCACCTGGACGGCCGTCCCGGAGGGCCATGCCGGACCCCTCAAATGGGCCCAGACATGCACCCCCGGTCCATACCCCTCCCCTCGAACATTTttcgtaccaagaggccttgggccgggcccgcatgcttacatggcccctgacaatgggcctggacgaaggccccgagcccatgcaggaaatggggataacaatatgCAATACAACTTTGACATTAATGACCATATAAGGAGGCtccaaatctcttgggatccttcggTATGCATTCTGagcaggtttccacgagctggatatctcacccgagctagtgttcaaagactatttgaaccttagttcgtattaagctcagagcgcccaaatGTGGATCTGGCCATTTTAGGTCTCGAACTggattgttatcctaagaggcaGTTTGATAACAACATGTACATCGTGTTGTCAGGTCCCAACTCGAgttgctcacatcattgttaaccagaggTTCCGCTCGGCTGCTTTTCCACGTAttcatctgccagttgtacccgaactgagtgactacacccgtgctaatttttagggtacaacaatcattataaaatatctcaaaaatatcatatcttaatttgtttatttatttatttaaataattttaagtcatgtttacaatctaacgttaaatataagaatattttgttaaatataataatattccgttaaagttaatggagaaaaaaaatgagaaactgttaaaactaagaatttgtGTTATCTAAACACTTTTTATGTAGAaaatatttttatagttattaatactaggggtgaacatttgacccgcatAACCCACCCGACCCGAACCCCGAGAACCTGGTTTTTCAGAAAACCTGTTCATTTCAGGCCTAATCTGATCCGAATCCGACATGTGTCGGGTCAGGTTTGGGTTCTAAATTTTAACATACACAGGTTCAGGTTACTCCCGAACCCGACCGagtgtatataaaaaaaatgaaacccTAAAAAATATAgccctttctctttctctctcaaaattTTCAAGAAGatccaatttgtaaaaaaaaaaatcaattgaaccaaactaacaacaaactttaaaaatttaaaaagtgtaaaaaaatggtatttttgaaaattttgtacCAATGCTCATTTTCAGCCCAAAGCCCAATTGGTCTAGCCCAACTCGAACCCGACTCCCCCACCCTCGATCCGACCAAACCCAAAACCCGAAAAATTCAGATCGGATTTAGTACCACTTTTCTCCACCCGAAACCTGCAAAACCCGATGCACCCGAAACCCAAAAATTCGACCCGCGTGCACtcctaattaatatatatatataattattgtcTTTCAATTGAATTAGGACTTTTTTGTCaaattaatacatatattttttaaaaattaaaatatatccaAATTTATAATTTAGTTAGTCATGTGTATGAATACTTaaacttattttttattattattaaaaatggtACGTACATGTGCTTAGATGTGTTTAGAACACCTCAACAATCACACATAATGACTGAAAGgtatttaagatatttaatatgaaaagactattttactaCAAATTATAAAACAAGGACATTTTATTACTAAAACAAATCATTTGGGTCATTCTTCTCTTAagccaaaaaaaataaataaaaagagagaaaGTAGAGAGACAAAAAAAAAGGGagccttttttatttttttaaaaagaagaaaaaacaagaggagagagaaaatgatgtacggaaaagtaaaaataaaataataaaacaataattttgtAAAACAAAGGGAACAACATTTTATTAttcacaaattttttaattttatgttaaaatttgttttgtgaaaaatattatttacttttaaaaaataaaaataatttttttgtaaagcAATAATCGCTAACAGCCTCCAAGATTTTGGAAAATAAGAATAATAATACTAACTCTCTAACCTACACTCTTGCCAAATAAAAATGCTACGTACCAAACTAAATGATAAAAGAAGCCCCCGGCGAGGATCGAACTCGCGACCTTTCGCTTACGAAGCGAACGCACTACCACTATGCTACGGAGGCCTAACATGCAATGTTGGTATAAGGGTAACTATAAATATAAAAGGGAATATGTAGTCCAACGTTAAGGTGATTTTTTCTTTGAAAACAAATTAATTAGCCACGCAAATTCATGCGTGGTTACGTAACTTACGTTTATAGATATTTGTAGACGTATTAATGTACTTTGTTGAAAATCCAAAGTTTTGTTagattcatttattttattttgtttttattgatgGTTGGTTGTAAAGAATAAACAGATATATGATGTCAAAAAAAAACAGCTATATTGCCAAGTAACAAAACACTTGATCCTTCATGTAGTGCAACTTGGATGTATAGAATGAAGGTTTCATTATAACTAAGCGACAAGGTTCAAATGAAAAAAAGCTGTCAAGAAATGGGGTCTAATCATATCATATATTTGAACCTTAACAATTCTGTTGTAAAATTTTGAAAGTTAACTTCTTTACAAATCCATGGCAAAGAACCGTAATTGATCTTACACGTAGATTATTACACTTTCTTGtcagaagaaaaaaagaaagaacaatCATAATGACAGTGAAATAGAAGAAAAGAATGCAGTTGAACACTACTTTGCAAACAGCTTTCGCCGTCGGCGCCCTGGCTTGGCTCGCAAATTCGCTGCCTCTCCCTTAATAACCTCATCTACCAAGTCCTTAAAAATGGAGCGCTCTACATCTAGGACTGCTCCAGAAATGTCACCAGAAAAGTCTGTCCAATTCTCCGATCGATGCATAACATCCTCCCACAGGATGGTTTTCAAGCCATCATCCTCACCCTCTAAGCTGAAGTCTAGTTTTTTGGTTTGGAATTGTTCAATCTCAAAACACAACTCCTTTAGAAGCTTTTGTGCATTGAGGGTCTTCTTTGCTAGTTTTTTCGTCCTCAGCCATGGTTTGCATGACTCACCAACCAATGACAGCTTCCCAACAAGAATCTCATTAACAGCGTCGAATATGAGCTTCCTGTGAAGTTTCTCCTTGTCCGATTTAACATTGACAGCATTGACAAGGCTGCATTCTTCTTTTGATTGCAGGCTGCTTGCCTTGGTTTGCTCCAAAACAAAGAATAACTCAGGGTTGATGGGGTGGCCTGAGGGATGGAGATGTAGTGTTGTTAGGCCAGAACCAAGATCTCTGAGTAGGAGGCCTGAAGCCAACAATATTTCAGAAACGTATCTGTGATCGGGATTTGTATTCTCACAAAGAGATGCAATGTAGTCTGTCCTTGCTTCATCATGACTGGAGTTCAATCGTCTAAGCTTctgaactaagttttcaatatTCTCTAACTTTTTGCGATTGATCTCAGAGGTAAGGCCAGACCCTGTGCTTTTATCAGGGGAGCTCCATTGATCTTGATCTAAGTTTTTCATTTCATTGGAATCCTCAGCTTTATCACCTGTAGGTTAAATGATTATAAAAGGTTACATAATTGATTATTACAGTTTGCTTCTTAGGGAATGCTGTTTTCTGAAATTTTAACTAAGACAATGATATTAAACATGCAATGTAAAAAGCTGACAAATTTGAACAAAGTCTGGTTCTATTCTCATAGTATCTCATTTCAGAAAGAAGACCACTTTAAGCTGCTGATGTAAGATTTACAAGGTTAACTAAGATATTTAATTCATTTCTTAACCCAAGGATGGTACATTCCAACTCACATGCTTTAAACCAAGACTCGGGGGCAACAACACGGCTGCTTGATCTAGATCATCTAGAACTACATCTAAATCTCTGACTATGGCAACTCGGACTCTATTGAACATTACTCCCTTTTCCCCACAAAATTAAGACTTCATATTAAATTGAGAAGGATTTTGTTAATAATTGTTAAAAAAATTTACCTCGGAGGACAGTTGGTATCTGTCTAACTGGAGAAGGAGCATCATCTTTGTAAGCAGAGGTATCAAGAACAGAAACAGGACTAGGATGTTCGGGTGCGACTGTAGGGAGTTCTGCAAATGACTCTTCTTCATCAAGCCTTGGAGTTGCTCTCTGAgacaagaaacaagaaaacaaaagacaaaaaaattGTCAGGTCAATGATAAAACTAACTGGCTAAAACAGAGGAGATAAGATAAATAGCAGCCTATACCTTCTGTATTGAGCCAGATTCCAAGTATTTGGCAACCTTCATGGATGGACTCAGACTGCAATTCATGTCAGTAGATAGTAGAACACTGGTGACTTCGACATCTGTTTTTAAGTCCAAAAGCATATTGTCTTCTGAGTGCAAAGATATGTTGTCACCTTGGCAACTCAAAGACTTTGATTCATTACTAATCTCACTTAGTTGATCATCACATTGTTGTGAGTTATTATACTTTGGCCTGGCTCTTCCACCTGGTGAACCTGTGTCTGTTGACTGCCTGTTAGTTTGCCTTCTAGGCTTGTTTGAATTAGATGGAGGGGTAGGCGGACGACTTCGTTTCTCCATCTCAAGCTTCTTCTGTTGTAGTCTTGGGCTCACAGAAGCTGAGCTCTTCACTGTATTTGTTGCCGTGTTTTGCATTGAAAGTTGTTGAGACCTAGACTGAGCTGATTTTGTGTTCCTGGCACCTCCTCTCTTGTCAACAGAATTGACAGCAGCATCCCTACGACTGAACTTAGGGGCCGTTCGGCTGTTATTTGGAACCTTTTTACCATCTACAGCTCCACCATTATGAGATTTATGGATCTCAGAATGGCCATCCACAGAAACTGCTGAGGAAGTAGATGTAACAGATTTTTCAACAAGTTTAGCTGGTTTCATGATCACAATTGGAGACTCAAAGGTCCTTGAGGAACCAGGCCCTCTAAGTGAGAAGCCATTAAGATGGTTGCTCTGTGAATACCTTTGGTCTGCAGACCTTTGATTTAGATTGTAACTCACATGTTCATGGCACCCCGCCGCTCCAAAATTAGAATCTGGTTCTTCTTTTCTGGTGTCTAGCAGTCCCTTTGATTGCATTGCTTCCAATATCTGCTTAAGAGCCCTGAGATCTTTCCCAGATTGTTTAAATTCTAGATCTTTTAGTCTCTTTTCAATCTCACTATAAACAGATGGGAAGGAGTTTGAAGTCCTTGCTGGAACTTTTACAGGTCTAGAACTAGTTTTCTGGGAACCTTTATTTCCATCTTGCATTCTCCACGGAGCTGGTTCAATTGGAAACCTTGAACTTGAAATGGGCTTCATTACAAAGTCACTATTATTCCATTGTGGTGATGATGGCTCTTTCAGTAAGTTTCTTGGGGAGTTTGGAAGTCGAATTGGCCTATTAAGATTATTTGTTGTTGGTGACCTTGTAGACGAATCACCATCTTGAATTGGAAAGGTTTTGATCAAACCCAACTGACCATCCCCAGCTGAAGTAGAATCTGGCAATGCATCCAAGCCCATCAACTTTGCCACAACACTAGGAGGTCGGTTTTGAGTTCCTGATGACTCTGGCAGACTAGGGTCATTCTCATTCAACATTCTACAACTCTTGGCAATCTTTGAAAGGTTGGAACCTCGCATTGAACATTCTCGACTATCCAATGAAAGTCTCGGTGACTCTTTTAGCTTAGCAGTTGATTTGAAGGAATCTCGTGATTCAAATGATAGACGATTAGTTTCTCTTCCATCACATGAAAATCGACGAGCATCCCTTGAAATTGAGTGCCATGAACCATCTTTAGACTCATTTGATGATCCTGGATCTTCtctagcatcattataataccaTGGAGCTTCTCTCAGTTTAGCAAGAACTCTAAGAGACTCCTTCAGGTCAACTGGTGTATTTTGTTTTCCACTAATTCCTACTCCATTAGATTCATCCACATGTTTGGAAAGCTGTAAGGGCCTTGGGGAGTCCCTATGCTTTACTCCATGACCTCCTGCTGCTTCCTCTTTAGTTGCAGTCTTAACTGATAGTCCTCGGGCTTCCCTATACATAGAGTCCTTGACCACATCTCGGAGGTCAAGGGAGTGCCTCCCTAACCGTGGAGAGATGCTTGATTGGTTTCTTACTGGATCCTTTGATGAAGTTTCAGGGATAATAATTCGATCAAATGAAAAAACTTCCTGCTGAGCTGTTTTATTACCATCCAGAGATGATACTGATGAACAAGAGGATGAGACAGATGCTCTTGATGATTCTGTAGAAAATCTTTGCTTTTCATTAACACTCTTGTTTGAATTTACCTCCTACAATAACAATCAGAAAAGGTTTAGA is a window of Humulus lupulus chromosome 4, drHumLupu1.1, whole genome shotgun sequence DNA encoding:
- the LOC133830709 gene encoding protein LONGIFOLIA 1, which encodes MAAKILHSLADENPDLQKQIGCMTGIFQIFDRHPVLTGKRISHKRFPPPGTSSFSNINLERQSNNLHYQQTSGEVNSNKSVNEKQRFSTESSRASVSSSCSSVSSLDGNKTAQQEVFSFDRIIIPETSSKDPVRNQSSISPRLGRHSLDLRDVVKDSMYREARGLSVKTATKEEAAGGHGVKHRDSPRPLQLSKHVDESNGVGISGKQNTPVDLKESLRVLAKLREAPWYYNDAREDPGSSNESKDGSWHSISRDARRFSCDGRETNRLSFESRDSFKSTAKLKESPRLSLDSRECSMRGSNLSKIAKSCRMLNENDPSLPESSGTQNRPPSVVAKLMGLDALPDSTSAGDGQLGLIKTFPIQDGDSSTRSPTTNNLNRPIRLPNSPRNLLKEPSSPQWNNSDFVMKPISSSRFPIEPAPWRMQDGNKGSQKTSSRPVKVPARTSNSFPSVYSEIEKRLKDLEFKQSGKDLRALKQILEAMQSKGLLDTRKEEPDSNFGAAGCHEHVSYNLNQRSADQRYSQSNHLNGFSLRGPGSSRTFESPIVIMKPAKLVEKSVTSTSSAVSVDGHSEIHKSHNGGAVDGKKVPNNSRTAPKFSRRDAAVNSVDKRGGARNTKSAQSRSQQLSMQNTATNTVKSSASVSPRLQQKKLEMEKRSRPPTPPSNSNKPRRQTNRQSTDTGSPGGRARPKYNNSQQCDDQLSEISNESKSLSCQGDNISLHSEDNMLLDLKTDVEVTSVLLSTDMNCSLSPSMKVAKYLESGSIQKRATPRLDEEESFAELPTVAPEHPSPVSVLDTSAYKDDAPSPVRQIPTVLRGDKAEDSNEMKNLDQDQWSSPDKSTGSGLTSEINRKKLENIENLVQKLRRLNSSHDEARTDYIASLCENTNPDHRYVSEILLASGLLLRDLGSGLTTLHLHPSGHPINPELFFVLEQTKASSLQSKEECSLVNAVNVKSDKEKLHRKLIFDAVNEILVGKLSLVGESCKPWLRTKKLAKKTLNAQKLLKELCFEIEQFQTKKLDFSLEGEDDGLKTILWEDVMHRSENWTDFSGDISGAVLDVERSIFKDLVDEVIKGEAANLRAKPGRRRRKLFAK